The following coding sequences lie in one Candidatus Cloacimonadota bacterium genomic window:
- a CDS encoding HDIG domain-containing protein — translation MDIYKLWPELNWIKDDDLREKTAKTWELALERSVLSAEDLKTIPFTLLCGPDLKVTFMDHKQSVVHIAKAAGEKCNEFYHGELPVNMDVLISGAILADVGKLLEYVLDGEGKAVQGTYGKYLRHPFSGVAIAEECGIPAEVCHIIATHAGEGNMVKRTTEAYLVHHADFMTFLPFKERLKI, via the coding sequence ATGGATATTTATAAATTATGGCCCGAATTAAATTGGATCAAAGACGATGATCTTAGAGAAAAAACTGCAAAAACTTGGGAGCTGGCTTTGGAAAGAAGCGTCCTTTCAGCAGAAGATTTGAAGACAATTCCATTCACACTTTTGTGTGGTCCCGACCTTAAAGTTACTTTTATGGATCACAAACAAAGTGTGGTTCACATCGCTAAAGCAGCAGGTGAAAAATGCAACGAGTTTTATCATGGTGAACTTCCTGTGAATATGGATGTTCTGATTTCCGGAGCAATTCTGGCAGATGTCGGCAAGCTGCTGGAATATGTTCTTGATGGTGAAGGGAAAGCAGTTCAGGGAACTTACGGAAAGTATCTTCGTCATCCGTTTTCCGGAGTTGCGATTGCAGAAGAATGCGGAATTCCGGCAGAGGTTTGTCACATCATCGCAACGCATGCAGGCGAAGGAAATATGGTCAAACGAACCACCGAAGCTTATCTGGTTCATCACGCCGATTTTATGACTTTCCTTCCATTTAAGGAAAGGTTGAAGATCTAA
- a CDS encoding homoaconitate hydratase family protein produces MGLTLIEKILANHSEQEIVKPGEIIDIEIDVRVARDFGGANVVKNLVNNGLEVDDPGKTFFTFDCNPTGSDQKYAANQQYCRMFARENEIKVYDVNSGIGTHLVIEKGLAIPGGTIVSTDSHANILGAIGAFGQGMGDRDIAAAWANGKSWFKVPESVKLTLKGKRPENIYAKDIVLNLLHKFGANKLLGYSVEIYGDEVEKFTLDERITISSMATEMGAIIVLFPPSDEIISYCEERSGKKIEKITADFDAVYTEEFEMDFGKFVPMISRPGHPDDSIDINEVIQTKIDSAFIGSCTNGRMEDMREAAEILKNRKVAPGVVLKIVPATDEIWNQCLEEGIIDIFKKAGVLVGNAGCAGCAAGQIGQNGPGEITISTGNRNFAGKQGKGKVYLGSPAEVAASAVAGYITTADKIPEKPSVFKATGKFEKPLDSQKEEIVEKPTTIEGKVWLIEKDDIDTDMIFHNRYLTITDIAEMGQYTFDNLEGWEDFSRKAEKGDIVITNKNFGAGSSRQQAVDCFKSLGVQAILAESFGAIYERNAINAAFPILTYKDISKLELKQRDKIRVDFEQGILTNLENGKTVEIEKFSNVQLEIYQKGGLLR; encoded by the coding sequence ATGGGATTAACTTTAATAGAAAAGATCCTGGCAAATCATTCCGAACAGGAAATTGTAAAGCCGGGAGAGATAATTGATATCGAAATTGATGTACGAGTAGCAAGAGATTTCGGCGGCGCGAATGTCGTCAAAAATCTTGTCAATAATGGATTGGAAGTTGACGATCCGGGCAAAACTTTTTTCACATTCGACTGCAATCCAACCGGTTCGGATCAAAAATATGCTGCCAATCAGCAATATTGCCGGATGTTCGCTCGTGAAAACGAGATCAAAGTTTATGATGTGAATTCCGGGATCGGAACTCATCTTGTAATTGAAAAAGGTCTGGCAATTCCAGGTGGAACAATCGTTTCGACAGACTCACATGCGAATATTCTGGGAGCGATCGGAGCGTTTGGTCAGGGAATGGGAGATCGCGATATTGCCGCAGCTTGGGCAAATGGTAAAAGCTGGTTCAAAGTTCCGGAATCAGTGAAATTGACTTTAAAGGGAAAAAGACCGGAAAATATTTATGCCAAAGATATTGTCTTGAATCTGCTGCATAAATTCGGTGCGAACAAACTTCTGGGATATTCTGTTGAAATTTATGGTGATGAAGTCGAGAAATTTACTCTCGATGAGAGAATTACCATCTCTTCCATGGCAACAGAAATGGGAGCTATCATCGTTCTTTTCCCGCCTTCTGATGAGATAATTTCTTATTGTGAAGAGCGTTCCGGCAAGAAGATCGAAAAAATTACAGCAGATTTTGATGCGGTTTATACTGAAGAATTTGAGATGGATTTCGGTAAATTCGTACCAATGATTTCTCGTCCCGGACATCCGGATGATTCCATTGATATAAACGAAGTTATTCAAACCAAAATCGATTCTGCTTTTATCGGAAGCTGCACGAATGGAAGAATGGAAGATATGCGGGAAGCAGCAGAAATCCTGAAAAATCGAAAAGTTGCACCAGGCGTTGTTTTGAAGATCGTTCCAGCAACAGATGAAATCTGGAATCAGTGTCTGGAAGAAGGTATAATCGATATTTTTAAGAAAGCAGGAGTTCTGGTCGGAAATGCCGGTTGTGCCGGCTGTGCTGCCGGACAAATTGGTCAAAACGGTCCCGGAGAAATCACGATCAGTACCGGAAACAGGAATTTTGCCGGCAAGCAGGGAAAAGGAAAAGTCTATCTCGGATCTCCAGCGGAAGTTGCTGCGTCTGCTGTTGCCGGTTATATCACAACTGCTGATAAAATTCCTGAAAAGCCTTCAGTTTTCAAAGCAACCGGAAAATTTGAAAAACCGTTAGATTCCCAAAAAGAAGAAATTGTGGAAAAACCAACTACTATCGAAGGAAAAGTCTGGCTGATTGAAAAGGATGATATCGATACAGATATGATCTTCCATAATCGTTATTTAACGATCACTGATATTGCTGAAATGGGACAATACACATTCGATAATCTGGAAGGTTGGGAAGATTTCTCCCGAAAAGCCGAAAAAGGAGATATTGTCATCACCAATAAAAATTTCGGAGCAGGAAGTTCGCGTCAGCAGGCTGTAGATTGCTTCAAATCTCTGGGAGTGCAGGCAATTCTGGCGGAATCCTTCGGCGCAATTTATGAACGAAATGCCATCAATGCTGCTTTTCCGATTCTGACCTATAAAGATATTTCAAAACTTGAATTGAAACAAAGAGATAAGATCAGAGTTGACTTTGAGCAGGGTATTCTGACAAATCTGGAAAATGGGAAAACGGTCGAGATCGAGAAATTCTCCAATGTGCAGTTGGAGATTTATCAGAAAGGTGGACTTTTAAGATAA